A window of Fragaria vesca subsp. vesca linkage group LG7, FraVesHawaii_1.0, whole genome shotgun sequence contains these coding sequences:
- the LOC101310362 gene encoding proliferating cell nuclear antigen-like, with product MLELRLQASILKKIVVFIHNMNNGRHNHCSATELVDILKRTTEYFDCIPTEIFLQALDPSNKSLVDLRLRPDAFKHYRCDPPISLEIVPKNMADILDFAANENGRCQSDTSFYYAMKQENRSRCNFGVDDKAEEGEEVTVIEMIMKEPVSVEYELNYFEMFTEVSPVSDIVKINLCAEFPVMVEYKIAKRSWFRFYLAPIPKDEDGPTEPRRASPAR from the exons ATGTTGGAACTCAGACTTCAAGCATCGATCCTCAAGAAAATTGTGGTTTTCATCCACAATATGAATAATGGCCGCCACAACCATTGCTCGGCAACCGAGCTCGTCGATATCTTGAAAAGGACAACCGAGTATTTCGATTGCATCCCAACCGAGATCTTCCTCCAAGCCTTGGATCCCAGCAATAAATCTCTGGTGGACTTGCGGCTCAGACCTGACGCCTTCAAGCACTACCGCTGCGATCCGCCCATCTCCCTTGAAATCGTCCCTAAAAACATGGCCGACATCCTCGACTTCGCCGCAAACGAAAACGGACGTTGTCAAAGTGACACTAGTTTTTACTATGCCATGAA GCAAGAGAATAGAAGCAGGTGTAATTTTGGTGTGGATGACAAGGCTGAAGAAGGAGAAGAAGTAACAGTTATAGAAATGATCATGAAAGAGCCGGTTTCGGTGGAATATGAGCTGAACTACTTTGAGATGTTTACAGAAGTGAGCCCAGTGTCAGACATAGTTAAGATTAACTTGTGCGCGGAGTTTCCAGTTATGGTGGAGTACAAGATTGCAAAGAGGAGTTGGTTTAGGTTCTACTTGGCTCCTATACCCAAGGACGAGGACGGACCAACAGAGCCACGGAGGGCGTCCCCGGCCAGATAG
- the LOC101310654 gene encoding probable LRR receptor-like serine/threonine-protein kinase MEE39-like, with amino-acid sequence MKSKVTLEFLKCKVVTIYPVIAIGPTINGTLAADSTTGWFNIDCGSDTPRVDANTLLQWDTDNDLIKSGIKVHISAKQKLDEMNTLRFFPTGQQNCYDLKVYKKKVRYLIRAGFFYGNYDGLSSPPTFELHLDGKKWMTTVKTSMIEDPVYREAIYEARSDHISLCVVRVKDGGVPFISSIEVVPLEPPVNHYLYYRMESSHTFNLATRVNFGGDEVRYTAGTSPDERYNRIWTRGETPPNCEVTATDSDSSTENDPPREVTKHSVEAKSFTNITLSVDISQTPTPQSAYVVLYFAEEKNLTFRDTRLINIYIDNHMKSEAALDFFTCQVVTIYHVIPVGPSMSVTLAQDKWSALPPSISAMEVFTTLDKSSAPILHCRSFFCAFRNFVISCICLLLYLA; translated from the exons ATGAAGTCGAAAGTGACACTAGAATTCCTCAAGTGCAAGGTGGTCACCATCTACCCTGTGATTGCCATAGGTCCTACAATCAATGGGACATTGGCCGCGGATA GCACGACCGGATGGTTTAACATAGACTGTGGGAGCGACACTCCACGCGTGGACGCCAACACCTTACTCCAATGGGACACAGACAACGATTTAATCAAATCAGGCATCAAGGTACATATCTCAGCAAAGCAAAAACTTGACGAGATGAACACCCTTCGGTTCTTCCCTACAGGACAACAAAATTGTTACGACTTGAAGGTCTATAAAAAGAAGGTGCGCTACTTGATTCGTGCAGGGTTCTTTTATGGCAACTATGATGGTCTCTCTAGCCCTCCAACGTTTGAGCTTCATCTCGACGGGAAGAAATGGATGACAACGGTCAAAACGTCGATGATAGAAGACCCAGTATATCGTGAAGCCATATATGAGGCTCGATCAGATCATATTAGCCTGTGCGTTGTTCGAGTTAAGGACGGAGGGGTGCCTTTCATATCTTCCATAGAGGTTGTTCCACTGGAGCCTCCGGTTAATCATTATTTGTACTATAGGATGGAAAGTAGTCACACTTTCAATCTAGCAACTAGGGTAAACTTCGGTGGAGATGAAGTAAG GTACACAGCTGGGACTTCACCAGATGAACGGTACAACCGGATATGGACTCGTGGAGAAACTCCACCAAACTGTGAGGTAACAGCTACTGATTCGGATTCCTCGACAGAAAATGATCCTCCTCGTGAGGTGACCAAGCACTCCGTCGAAGCAAAGAGCTTCACTAACATAACCTTGTCCGTTGATATCTCACAAACACCGACTCCACAATCAGCTTATGTTGTGCTCTATTTCGCCGAAGAGAAAAACCTAACATTCAGAGACACCAGACTGATCAATATCTACATCGACAACCATATGAAGTCCGAAGCTGCACTTGACTTCTTCACATGCCAGGTCGTCACCATATACCATGTGATTCCCGTCGGTCCTAGTATGAGTGTGACTTTGGCCCAGGACAAATGGTCCGCCCTACCTCCGTCGATCAGTGCCATGGAAGTGTTCACAACCTTAGATAAAAGCTCCGCTCCTATCCTCCATTGTCGCAGCTTCTTTTGTGCGTTCAGAAACTTCGTTATTTCTTGTATCTGTTTGCTTCTGTATTTAGCCTAA